The genome window CTACATTAGAAGAATACAGAATTATAGAAAAAGACACTGCTTTAGAACGCCGCTTTCAACCTGTAATCGTAAATCCACCTAGTGTTGAAGATACGATCACAATTTTGCGTGGATTGAAAGAAAGATATGAAATCCACCATGGAATACGTATTAAAGACAATGCTTTGATTGCAGCTGCAACTTTATCTGATCGCTATATTACTGATAGGTTTCTTCCAGATAAAGCAATTGATTTAATTGATGAAGCGTCCAGTAGATTAAAAATTCAATTAGATAGCGTACCTGAAAAAATTGACACCATCGAAAGAAAAATTGCTCAATATAAAATAGAATTAGTAGCCTTATCAAAAGAAACAGATTATCAGGCCATAGGCCGGAAAACCGATATTGAAAACCAATTGCGCGAACTTGAAAATGAAGCAAAATTAATGCGTAATAAATGGCAACTTGCCAAAGGCAGCGTTAATGAAATAAATAAATTAAAGAAAGATCTAGAACAAGCTAGAGTAAAAATGGAAGAGTACGAGCGCCGCACAGATTATGCTCGGGCCAGTGAAATAAAATTTGGTGAAATGCCAAAATTGCAAGAACGTCTACGTGCTTTAACCCAATCTTCATCACAATCACCAAATGAAGAAAAACATGATGAAAATTCAGTTTTCTTAAAAGAAGAAGTCGATGCTGAAGATATTGCAACAGTGGTTTCTACTTGGACAGGGATTCCTGTTAATAAATTATTCGCCGCTGAAAGACAAAGACTTTTAAAACTAGAAAACGAGCTTAGAGATAGTGTAGTTGGGCAAGATCATGCACTCCAAGCAGTTGCTAATGCTATTCGTTTAACCCGTAGCGGACTAAAAGATCCTAACAAACCAATGGGTTCATTTCTATTTTTAGGTCCAACAGGAGTAGGAAAAACAGAAACTGCAAAAGCCCTCGCAAAAAGTTTATTTGATACAGAAAAGTCTATGATACGGATAGATATGTCTGAATATATGGAACAACATTCTGTTTCTCGTTTGATAGGAGCTCCTCCTGGCTACGTTGGTTTTGAAGATGGAGGACAATTAACAGAAGCTGTGCGCAGAAAACCTTATACAGTTGTTCTTTTTGATGAAATTGAAAAAGCACATCCAAAAGTTCTGAATGTATTATTGCAAATGCTAGATGATGGTAGGTTAACCGACGGACAAGGTAGAACTATTAATTTCCAAAATTGTATCGTAATCATGACAAGTAACATTGGAGCGCACCGAATATTGGAAGCACCAGAAGATGCTCGAAACAGCGAACAACTAAAGAAACTTGTTATGGAAGAAGTCTTAACGCATATGCGTCCCGAGTTATTAAATAGAATAGATGAAACAGTTATATTTAATGCTTTAAGAGAAGATGTTATTGAAAAAATTGTCAGTATCCAAGTCTCTAAATTAGCTCAAAGATTAATGCAACAGCAACATATGGCACTTGAAGTAAACCCAGAAGTAATTTCATCTATTGCAACAGAAGGCTGGGACGTTAATTTTGGTGCACGTCCTTTAAAAAGAGCTTTGCAAGACTTGGTCGAAGTTCCCTTATCTATGGAGCTTTTAGAAGGCAAATTTAATGAAGGAGATACCATTATTGTAAAAGAAGATTCAAAAAAGAATATTTCTTTTAGCAAAAAATAAATTTATTTCCATATAATTGCATTTTTTATAAAAAAAGTCCTAGAAGAAATTTTTAGGACTTTTTTTTCTTCAAGCTCTCATATTTTTTTCTATATTAAAAAAAGAATAGTAACAGTTTTCGTTTCTTTAATAATGTAACAAAATAAAATTTTTCTATTCCTATAACTTTTTGTTTGTATTCTATTTCTTTTGCCTATATAATGTCAAAAACAATATTAGAGGTTGGACATGCAAAAAAATAAAGTTACTTTGTATTCATTGTCTTCTATTTTAATTCTATTTCTAATTAGTTGCGGAAAAAAAGATAACACTCATTCTGAAACTACAACTGAATATACTTATCCAGGTTTAGTTGTTTTGAAAGAAGAAAATAATAAGCATAATTATTTAAATGATTATGAAAATTATACACCACTATATTTGGAAAAAAATTCAGATAAAACAAAAAAATTAGCAAGTAATGTAATTAAAGAAATAAGTGGTTTAAGCTTTGCCAGCAATTACGTTTTAGTTGCAAAAACCAACAATGGACCAAAATTTTATGTTTATAATGAAAAACCAAGTAATGAAATGCTAAATAAACACTTAGAGTTACTTGTTAGTGATAAAGATTTTCAAAATAAAAACATAAAAAATGTAAAATCTACTTTAACAAATGCAACTGTTAATATTACTTTAGTCAGACGAAATATCCAATGTCCTATGCTTATGTTTTTTGATGAAGAAGAGTTAAAAGATTATTGCATAAATAATGCTTTTCTAGAATTAAATTATAAAGTAGATCTATCAGGCTCAAAAATTACAATGAAAGAAGATCCAAAAACTGGTCAATTAATTAAAACTGAAAATGCAAAATATTTAATGGTTTCTGTTTCACCAGATGAAGAAGGTGGAACAGGTTGGCACTTAGCGGATGACATTAATCAAGGATTTAATAGAAGCGAATTTTTAAGAAGTAAACGGGATTTTGTTGGCCCATATGCAAATAAATATAACTTTTGGGTAAATGAAATTACTTCAACAAATGATGTTAAATTAGTGAAAACATTTCCACAAAATACAAATCCAGGCTCAACAGTTACCCAAAGTCATGGAACAACAATCGGACTTTCAGGAAATATTGTTGGCGGCGTTATGAATCATAATCCCAATGCTAATGTTTCACTAGGAGCATCAATACAAATATCAAATTTAAGAAATGTTTCTTACAATACATATGAATACACCATAGAAAATATAAGCTATAATAATAAAGCAAAATGGATGTGGGATTCAAAAGTGAATGATAAAATTTGCGACTATTTAACCAGAAAAGATTTTAATACTTGCCATTTTACTGAAGCAGCTTGGCAAAAAAGTTGGTCTGCAAATAGGGGCAAGTTTTCAGCTATTAGTCATAAATCATTTACCCCTTCATTTCAAGCAGTTTTTAAAACAAGTAAACAAAATCAAGGAAATTCAATTTTTGAGTTAGGGACTAATGTCGAAGCAGGGGTTATATTAGGAAGGAAATTAAGCTTTGCTTTATTTCATTACATAAATATAAAAACAAATAATTTTACAACACCAAATATTACTGAACAAATTTCTGTCGATTGGAGTTCTCCTTATTTTGCTTCAGAATTAAATTTTCGCCTTCAAAATACAAAGGAGCTTTATTCTAGCAAGTGTTTGCTCGTAGATAATAATAAAAATGTTGTACACAGTGAATGCGTTAATAGTCGAGCACAAGTGTGGGGTTATGACAACGATGAAAAACAATTTAAAACAAGATTATTTAATGAAAGCTGTCTTAATTTAGACCAAATGGGGTATTTAACTGTAAATACATGTAATATTAATTTTAATCAAAAATGGGTACTAAATGATCAAGGTCATATTCAATTAAGTAGTGATAAAAGTAAAGTCATTGGACTTGATTCATTTAATAAAGTAAGAATAGTCGATATAAATTCTGATAAAAAAATACACCTAGAAGCTTATAGTGCTGTTTTATAATTCTCAGAATTTTTCATAAATAGCAGAGATTTTAGCACTTGTTCATTTAAAATATCGAAAGTATCTAATATTTTTAAATGCGTTTTAGCTTTATTTATTTGAAATATTTTTCTAATATCAAAATTATCAATTAAAATACTATCACATTGATTTAAACTTAGATAAGCTAAAATATTATTAAAAACCCTATTAACATGAGCATTTATTCCAGATTGTTTTGAACAAATTATAACTTCATTAATCATCTCTAAAAGATTGTCATTACAAAAATATTGTACATTTAAACCATCTAATTGATCTTGAAAAACTTTGTTTTCAAAACTATTTCCTGTAGAAATTATTGCCACCTTTTTTAATGAACTATTTTTTATAACATTAACGCTTTCAATAACTGAGAAATAAAAATCCAGTTTAGCATTTGAATTACTTAAAAATAGATCTTTAAAAACAAACATTTCACTAGAAGGTATAATTAAATGATAAACATTTATTAAACGAAAGTCATTTAAACATTTAATTATTTCTTTTCTTATTTCACTTTCTTCAAATTTTAAATAATTTTCAGCAACAGAATGCAAAATAATATTAATTTTATTTTTTAATCCTTCTTTACTTTTTTTCTTATTATAAAATTCAAAAAAATTTTCTAAATACTGCAATGAAAAATTAGAACCAGTTAGTGATAGTATTCCCAAATATAAGGTCTCTTCCATAAAAACTCCTAATTCAAATACCAACGAAAAGAAATTGGTAAAATCTGCAGTTGATAAACACTTGAACCAATATTTCCACCAACCATATCTACAGAATATGTATAAACAAAATTAACTGATGGAGTATATGCTAAGTGTTTATTAACAAAGGTCGCATATAGTAAATTAGTTAAAAAATTTATTCCATTTTTTTTAGAAGTGGTTGTTGTATATCCATTAACAGTTCCTTGATTTAAATAATAGTAATAAGATAGTCTAAACAAAATTTCTAAAGAACTTTCATCACTAAAATTTGGAAATAAATATAAATAAGGTCCTAGCAATAAATTATTTTCAACTGTTTCTTTTAAATTTGAGTTGTTCCCTAAAGTTTTTTGACTATAGTTGATGCTAGAGTATAAACCAAATTCTGCTTTAGAAAACTCCTTACCGATATACATCCCTCCTTCAGTTGAAGAATTAAAAGGGTTTATCAGAATATTTGGACGAAAATTTAAATGTTTAGTTTTAAAGCAAATTTCTAGCCCTGGTCGTGCAGTTAGTATTTGATTATTCATTCCTGATTTATTTGAATCTTCCGAATTAATAAAGCTATAATCATAAAAAAAAATATCTGTTTGGACAAAATTACAAGTTTCAGGCTTTTCATTAGATTCCGAGAATGCATTACTATTGAAGGATATAAAAAAAACTAAAAATATAAATTTTAACATAATTTGCCTATAAATATTATTTTACTCTCCAAAAAAAACTTAAATGTAGATTTTTTTAATTGTCTCATATATGAGTATATAAAAGCAATCCCATTTGCCATGGGATTTCTCAATAAAATTAGGTGCTAATTCCCAAAATGAAGGAGTCCATTTCTATGGAAACTATCCGAACTATTAAATCTCAGAATAAGAAATTTACTTTTTCCTTTGAAGAAATTGTTTCGGATTATCGACTTGCAGTAAGAAGCAGATATGCTAGTTTAACAGGCAGAAAAGAAGTATTAACTGGCAAAGCTAGTTTTGGAATATTTGGCGATGGCATAGAGCTTCCACAAATAGCAGCAAGTAAAGCTTTTGCTAAAGGAGATTTTAGAACAGGCTACTATAGAGATCAAACATTTGAAATGGCACTTGGGAATGTTTCTGTAACTCAATTTTTTTCACAACTTTATGCTGACCCTGATATTAGTAACGAACCACATTCTGGTGGACGACAAATGAACTCCCATTTTGGTATTCGTTTACTTGATGAAAACGGTTTCTTTAAAAATCAACTTGAAAATAAAAACTCTATCTCTGACATTTCTCCTACAGCAGGACAAATGAGTCGAATGCTTGGTTTAGCTTATGCGTCTAAACTTTATCGAAATGAAAAAGTATTGCATTCAGAAGGACATCATTACTCAAATCAAGGAAACGAAATTGTTTTTGGAACGATTGGTGATGCATCAACTTCAGAAGGAATTTTTTTCGAAACAATGAATGCTGCAGGAGTTTTACAAATTCCATTGTTAATGTCTGTATGGGATAATGGATTTGGAATTTCAGTTCCAAGACATTTACAAACAGTAAATAATTCTATCTCACAAGCTCTTTCAGGATTTCAAAATAGCCAAGACAACAAAGGCATCTCAATTTATCAAGTAGAAGCTTGGAATTATGTTGATCTCTGCGAAACATATCTTACAGCAGCTGAGCACGTTAGAAAAAATCATAAACCCGCATTAGTGCACGTAATAGAAGTAACCCAACCGCAAGGTCATTCAACAAGCGGAAGTCATGAAAGATATAAATCTAAAGAAAGATTAGATTGGGAAAAAGAATACTGCTGCATTAAAAAATTTAGGGAATGGATAATTGCCAAAAATATTTCAACAGAAAACGAGCTAAATTTAATTGATGAAGAAGAAAAAATATACGTTGAAAAATGCCGTTCTGAAGCATGGGAATTATTAATAAATCCAATAAAAAAAGAATTAAAATCAGCTTTGCATTATTTAAATTTAGTTTTAAGCAATACACAAAATTCTGAATCCATAAAACAGTGCATATATAATTTAGAAAATACTGTTTCTTTAAATAGAAGAGTCATTCATTCAAATTTATTTAAAGCTATTATCAATATACGCAATGAAGAATCTTCAGAAAAAAATCAACTTATCCAATTTTTTAACGAGTTTTCAAGAAAATATAATTATATTTATGAAAGCAAATTATACAGTGATTCTAAGCATTCTCCTTTAAATATCAAAAAAATTGATCCCATTTATTCTCCACAAGGAGAAACCGTTGATGGTAGAATTGTCCTGCAGAAATGTTTTGAACAACAATTTTTAAACAATCCTAAATTTTTTGTACTTGGCGAAGATGTAGGCAAATTAGGAGATGTTAACTTAGTATTTGAAGGATTAAATGCAAAATTTGGTGATTTAAGAGTAACTGATACCGGTATTCGAGAAGCCTCTATTCTAGGCCAGGGTATAGGAGCAGCTATCAGAGGTTTAAGACCATTAGTTGACATCCAGTATCTTGATTATTTTTTATATTGCCTACAAACAGCTTCAGACGATCTCTCTACTTTACTTTATAGAACAGCTGGTGGACAAAAATCACCCGTTATCATTCGCACAAAAGGGCACAGGCTCGAAGGAATTTGGCACACAGGTTCACCTATGGGGACTATTTTAAATTCAATTAGAGGAATGTATTTATGCGTTCCAAGAAATATGACTCAAGCAGCAGGAATGTATAATACTTTACTTCAATCTGATAATCCTGCTTTAGTAATCGAGGTACTAAACTCTTATCGTCTAAAAGAAAAAATTCCTGATAATATTGGTTCCTTTACTGTTCCTTTAGGTCATCCAGAAATCATAAAAAATGGAGAGCATATTACAATTGTAACCTATGGTGCTTGTTGTAAACTCGCAATGGAAGCTGCTAGTGATTTAGAAAAAATGAATATTTCTGTTGAAATTATCGATATTCAAACATTATTGCCTTTTGATTTAACAAATACAATTTTACATTCTATTAAGAAAACCAATGCTGTTTTATTTTTAGATGAAGATGTTCCAGGGGGAGCATCTGCATATATGATGCAACAGTCTATTGAACGAGATAAGGCTTTCCACTTTTTAGATTGCATGCCTAGAACATTATCTGCAAAAGATAATAGGGGAGCTTATGGGCGCGATGGCGATTTTTATTGCAAACCTCAAACCGAGCATATTATCGAAATTTGTTATCAAATTATGCAAGAAAGATCCCCCAAAAAATTCCATGATTTTTATAATCAAGAAGTAAGACGTCAAGGTGCAATATCAGCTGAAAATTCCTTAAAATTGACTCATAATACAACGCTAGATAATTTTTAAAGTATAAAAGTATAAAAATATAAATATGTAGGCTAAAAATCATAGTACTTAGTTATGGAACTCTGATTAAGTTTACATTATTTCCTTTAGAAGATAAGTTTATTTTGCTATTTTTTTTAAAAACTAAAATTTTTAAAATTTATAATAAAAAAATATTAGAAGGAAATACTCAGATGAAAAAAATTGCACTTGCTAAAGTAATTTCTACCTCGTTTTTAATAATTAGTAACACATCCTATGGTAACAATAATTTAATGAATCATAAAAATATGGATTCCAATTTATTTTTAGTTTCTAAAAACAGTGAAAATGGAAAAAATGGCGAAAATGGTAAAAATGGAAAAAATGGAAAAAACGGTAAAAATGGCGAAAATGGAAAAAACGGTGGAAACGGTGGAAATGGTGGAAACGGTGGAAATGGTGGAAATGGTGGAAATGGTGGAAACGGTGGAAATGGCGGAAATGGTGGAAATGGTGGAAATGGCGGAAATGGCGGAAATGGCGGAAATGGCGGAAATGGCGGAAATGGCGGAAATGGCGGAAATGGCGGAAATGGCGGATAATAAATTTATTAAGGGACATAGCACTAAGATATTCTGAATATGTTTCTATCCCCCATTTGAAGTTGTCACTTTTTATAATGGATAATTGAAAATACTTTAATAATAGTCTCAATAATTGGAAAAAGTATAATTATTTTAATAAAAATATAGTCCTAAATCTCTACTATGGTATAAAAACAAGAGCAAATTATTACAAAAAATAAAATAAGCGTATAAAAAATAGATAAAAAGATCTAGCAAATTTTTTATGTGAGTAACTTTTTTTTAAAGTCAATTCATCTTTCTTTTTTCTTCAAAGAAAATAATTTTTGATTTTTTATTTGACAATATATTTTATTTATACCCAAAATAAGAATCAAGCAATAAAAAAAACCGAGAGGCCAAATAATGTAGCCAATTGTAATTATTAAACTAAAAGCTATACCCCCTAAATCACTATTACTCATATTATTGAATAAAAAACCAGAGAAAATTATTGCGAAAAATAAAATTGGTATATAAATACTTAATTTAAAAATTGATAAAAAAGAAATAACAAATTTTTTAATATGAGTTACTTTCTTTATTTTAAAAGTCAATTCATCCTTCTTTTCTACTTCAAGAAAAATCAATTCTTTTTGCTTGTTTATTTCAGAAAATATTCTTTTTTTATAGCCAAAATAAGAATCTAGCAACCAAAAAAACAGCGGTAAGAATACAATTAATAATTTGTAATATAATGCATTTTTAGATATATTTTCTGATAATTCAATATATAATAAAATAATTTTAATAGAAAAAATTACTGCAATAAGTTTTATAAAAAAAGTATTTGTAACAATTAGTTTCATTATTTTAAGTGTTTTTCTAATCATTTTTAATAACCTATAATTTGTTAGAGAATAGTTAAGAAGTACTATCAACGCAAAATACTATCAACGCAAAATACTATCAACGCAAAATACTATCAACGCAAAATACTATCAACGCAAAATACTTTCCACATTTTTTAGAAAAAGATATGGAAAATGTAAAATAATTTTAATAATATTCTTTGTTGTATGAGGAGTAATTGGCACCCATTTTTCTAAATTTTACCTGGCAAATAAGACACACCTGATTTTTCTTCCGCAATTGGTTTATTAAGGATAATTTTTTTTCCAGCCGTTTTTCCATCGGAATAAAAATCAGAATAAACACTTCCACTACCTGATGATTTTGTGCTCAATTTTGGATATAATTTTTTAGTATAATTATTTAAATAAGTCATTTCTTCTTTAAGTAGCATTGGTAAATTAAATTCTTCACTTTCAATATTTTGCTTTATATTTTGTTCATTTTTCCTATTTTGTTTCTCTAATTTAGAATGAAAACCTTCAATCACCCCTTTTTGAAAAGATAATTTATATTTAGCAGATATATTTCCATTTTTTTGGTATTCAAGCCATAGCTTTTCAATTTTATCTTTTAAAAAATAAAAAACGTACTCTGCCATTTTTATGTTACTTTTCTTTCCAATTATTTCGACAGATTTATACGATTCTTGGTTTAAGTAGTCATACATTTCACCATAAATAATATTCACAAAAAAATGGTTTTGAATAAGAGCAAAAATAAATTGATAGGTACTGGGCACTACTTTTCTGTTAAAATTTATAAAAAAACTTTCATACAACTCATTATTTTTTTTCTGGATATTTTCAATATTATATTTTTGATATATTTCTTGCACTTTTTGCATAGCCAAATACGCTTCATGTTCATTTACAGATTGTGCTAAATTTAAAAGTTTTTCTACTTTTCTTAGCATCACTTGATCTTCTGAACTTAAATTAGGAAAATCTTCTTTTGCTGCTAAATCATCGAAATTTAACTTAGCTTTTCTAAACCTTGGAAGAACTGCAATTGTCTCACATGCTTGTTGAAAAAGTGAATCGTGCCCAGAATCTGACTGATATAGTTGAGTTACTATTTGGTGTGCCATTTCATGTTTTAATACTTGAATAACAACATTCCAAGGATATTCTGTAATTAATTTTCGCGACAACCGAATTGTTTTAAAAGTGGGGTTCCAACTCCCCCATTCAGATGTTAAATCTTCAATAGTTATCATTGGTTTTGTCAATTTAATTTTATATAAATAGCAAATGTAATCGTACTCTTTATAGAGTTGGAAAATAACTTTTGAAAACATTTCAGATAATAGAGACTCGAAATTCATATTTCCTCTAAATTTATTTAAGAAAAAAGCGATAATGATCTTCTTTAAAAAACTTAATCTTTAATAGGAGATAAAGTTGCCTTTGTCGTAACAGTTTTACTATCTTTAATTTTATCGGACAATTGTCCATCCGATATTTTTTGGGTAAAGATAGGAACAACGACTTCTTTAGTTATGCCACCTGACAATAAAAGATCAATCCGTGTTTTTGGAAGAATCAAATTTTGATCACCAACAAAATATGTTAGCGAAAAGTCACCATCAGGTAAATAAACTTCATCGGGTTTGAAATACATTAAATCAATAGATTTACCATATATACTGGGACTTTTTGCTTCAAAGCGCACAAAATCTGTTTTTGTATTTCCTGATGTATATTTTATTTCCCATTTTAATTTGACTCTACTTAATTTATCTATTCTAACAGAATCTTCAGATGTCACTAAATTCTTAAAAATGCCTTTAATTCCTTCAACTCCATATTCGTATTTTTGATCAAAAACTAAAAAGGGCATGTCAGGCATAACAGTCATTAATACAAATGGCATTCTATTCGCATGAATAGTAATTCGTGGTGGTAGTTTACATTTTTCATATTTTTCAGGACAGGTAGGAGAATTAATTTGCACCCCACGTGTCTTAACCTCAGTAATTTGATTTTCTGAAACATCTACATATTTTTCAATTTCTGTACCTTCCAGCGTTACTCTGTAGTTACCAGGAAATACAGGATAATCCGTATTTAATCTAAACAATACTTTTTCATTAATATATGCAAATATTGGTTGACCACCTGCTTTTAAGCGTTCTTCAATTGGAAAATAGCGAGGAGAAACGATTCGCATTACCCCTAGTTTTATATCAAAATTAGAAAAATCTTTTATTTGAATTATTTTATTGCTACCATTTACTTCTATCTGATATCTTCCACTTTGTAGCCAAATTGTTCCATTAACAGGAGAAGAAATAACAAATTTTTTTTCTTGTGTTGATAAATCTAATGGATAGGAAAAAAACTTACTAGAATCCGTATTTATTGGTGAAGACAATGTGAGTGGCCATAATTGCACTTTTTTTTCAGAATAAATGAGAGGATCTAAATTAAATTCAACATTTCTTCCTGAAATAGAAAGTACATTTTTCCCTGGTAAAATATCAAAATCACTTTTATTAATAAACCAATGTTCTTGTTTATTTAAAGGGTCAAGACAATAACTATTAAAAGTATTGCTTAAAGAATTTTCTAATTGATTATTATTTTTACTATTAAATACTAAACTAACTTTACTCATAACAATTTTTTGATCTTTTGTTCCGTCATGATTAAACTCATAAGAACTGCATTCATTTGCAAGAGCATATATTCCAACTGGCAATAAGGTTTTTGTATTTGTCGTAATTCGCATAAGTGGATAATATATTTTTTTATTATTACTATTATTAACTTTATAAATTGTTACGTTTTTATTAGGATTTCCTAAAAATACAAAATACCTTTTATCTTCAGAAGATGAATTTTTATTACATGAATTAATAATTAGTATTAAAAATAAAAAAACAAAAAATCTCAATTATCACACCTCAGCATAGTTTGTATTGAAAAATATTTATGCACTTTGAATTGCTTAAGCTTTCCTACAATAGCCACATCTTTACCTTTTTGCATACAAGGTAAATAAGCAGTTATATTTTCAGTTGTAACTTGAATATAACCTGTTTTGTCTTCCAATACAAACCAAAGACCTCCGGGACCTACATCAAATATTTTTCCACTTAAAATAACAGGAATATCATAATAAGTTTTTGGAGTTAAAATTAATAATTTTATATCAACAAGTCTTGTTTTTTTCTCGCAACTTCCAATTAATAAAAGGCTAATGATCAGCAGCAGCAGGTTGTTCATCTTCATTTTCTGTTTCCTCTTTTAGGTCAAATGTTAACTCTGCTACTATTTTATCTAAATCTATAATACCTCTAATTCTATCCCCTACCCTTGAAACTCCAGCTAATATTTTATATTCAGCAGGAAAGAAATTTTGTGGAATAGATTCTATTTCCGAAGGTTGTAGACGAACAAATTCAGTTATATCATCAACAATGACACCAAAACCACCATAATCACAATGCAAAATAATTACTCTTGTAGTAGAATCAGCTTTTCCTCTTTCAAATTTCAAAAATCTTCTTAAATTTAACACTGGCATAATTTCACCGCGTAAAGCAATGATACCCTCCATCATAAATTTAGCACCCGGAACAAAAGTTATTGTTGTTAACATAATAATTTCTCTTACCAATGACATAGGTAACAGAAATTCTTCTTTATGCAATTTAAAACCGATATATTGAACACCTGGTGTTTGTACTACTCCTTCATCGGTAACATCATTAATATATCCAGATGCAGTATCATCTTGATAAGGCAATTGCACTTGTTGACCGCCAGCAGCATCACCTGAAAAAGAAACAAATTTTTTAACTTGCAACTGCAGCACGATTTTGGTACCCCGATTTAGTTTGTGAGAAGTCGTCTATTATTTCACCAACATCCAATACTAAAGCTACTCTTCCATTTCCTAAAACACATCCTCCAGCAACTCCGCGCCGTTTTCCCATAAGTCTGCCTAAAGATTTAATAACAATTTCCTGTTGACCTTGAAGTTGATCAACTACTACTCCAACTCTTTTTTCACCCACTCCAACAACCACAAATATTATTCTTGGTTTAGAATGCCTCATTCTAAAAGAAAAACTTTGATTTGAATTGGATTGTTTTATTTCTACAGATTTTTCTTCATTTGGTTTATCATTATTTTCACCTTCATTATGATGTTTTATTCTTTGTATATCTGCAACGGAATACCACATTAAATCATTCATTGCATGCAGATCAAACACATCTGCAAGTTTGAGTAAAGGAAGTACTCTATCTCTTAATTTAACGAAATCTGCACTTCCCATTTTTTGCACTTCTTCTGGTCTAATGCGGATACTTTCAATTACATTTACTAGAGGAATAGCATAACTTTCACCTTTAGTTTCAACCATAAGACTTGGAATAATAGCTAAAGTTAAAGGTAATTTTATTGTTGTTGTGGTTCCTTTTCCAAGTTCACTATCTAATTCAATAATTCCTTTTAACTTCACAATACTCTTTTTAACGACGTCCATCCCAACGCCACGACCAGAAATATTTGTTACTTTTTCAGCAGTAGAAAATCCTGATTCAAAAATTAAAGAAAATATTTCTTTATTTGTCATATGATCAGCTTCTTTAATAATTCCTCTTTCTATTGCTTTATTTCTTATTTTAT of Pigmentibacter sp. JX0631 contains these proteins:
- a CDS encoding alpha-ketoacid dehydrogenase subunit alpha/beta; this encodes METIRTIKSQNKKFTFSFEEIVSDYRLAVRSRYASLTGRKEVLTGKASFGIFGDGIELPQIAASKAFAKGDFRTGYYRDQTFEMALGNVSVTQFFSQLYADPDISNEPHSGGRQMNSHFGIRLLDENGFFKNQLENKNSISDISPTAGQMSRMLGLAYASKLYRNEKVLHSEGHHYSNQGNEIVFGTIGDASTSEGIFFETMNAAGVLQIPLLMSVWDNGFGISVPRHLQTVNNSISQALSGFQNSQDNKGISIYQVEAWNYVDLCETYLTAAEHVRKNHKPALVHVIEVTQPQGHSTSGSHERYKSKERLDWEKEYCCIKKFREWIIAKNISTENELNLIDEEEKIYVEKCRSEAWELLINPIKKELKSALHYLNLVLSNTQNSESIKQCIYNLENTVSLNRRVIHSNLFKAIINIRNEESSEKNQLIQFFNEFSRKYNYIYESKLYSDSKHSPLNIKKIDPIYSPQGETVDGRIVLQKCFEQQFLNNPKFFVLGEDVGKLGDVNLVFEGLNAKFGDLRVTDTGIREASILGQGIGAAIRGLRPLVDIQYLDYFLYCLQTASDDLSTLLYRTAGGQKSPVIIRTKGHRLEGIWHTGSPMGTILNSIRGMYLCVPRNMTQAAGMYNTLLQSDNPALVIEVLNSYRLKEKIPDNIGSFTVPLGHPEIIKNGEHITIVTYGACCKLAMEAASDLEKMNISVEIIDIQTLLPFDLTNTILHSIKKTNAVLFLDEDVPGGASAYMMQQSIERDKAFHFLDCMPRTLSAKDNRGAYGRDGDFYCKPQTEHIIEICYQIMQERSPKKFHDFYNQEVRRQGAISAENSLKLTHNTTLDNF
- a CDS encoding DUF2786 domain-containing protein — encoded protein: MNFESLLSEMFSKVIFQLYKEYDYICYLYKIKLTKPMITIEDLTSEWGSWNPTFKTIRLSRKLITEYPWNVVIQVLKHEMAHQIVTQLYQSDSGHDSLFQQACETIAVLPRFRKAKLNFDDLAAKEDFPNLSSEDQVMLRKVEKLLNLAQSVNEHEAYLAMQKVQEIYQKYNIENIQKKNNELYESFFINFNRKVVPSTYQFIFALIQNHFFVNIIYGEMYDYLNQESYKSVEIIGKKSNIKMAEYVFYFLKDKIEKLWLEYQKNGNISAKYKLSFQKGVIEGFHSKLEKQNRKNEQNIKQNIESEEFNLPMLLKEEMTYLNNYTKKLYPKLSTKSSGSGSVYSDFYSDGKTAGKKIILNKPIAEEKSGVSYLPGKI
- a CDS encoding chemotaxis protein CheW, translated to MLQLQVKKFVSFSGDAAGGQQVQLPYQDDTASGYINDVTDEGVVQTPGVQYIGFKLHKEEFLLPMSLVREIIMLTTITFVPGAKFMMEGIIALRGEIMPVLNLRRFLKFERGKADSTTRVIILHCDYGGFGVIVDDITEFVRLQPSEIESIPQNFFPAEYKILAGVSRVGDRIRGIIDLDKIVAELTFDLKEETENEDEQPAAADH